The following proteins are encoded in a genomic region of Roseofilum reptotaenium CS-1145:
- a CDS encoding L-lactate MFS transporter — MNITTNYEPKLNILGIPADRGRWLFIPFGMIILLCLGSVYSWSIFRTPLENELGISATQSLLPFTFVLVSYAISMPIAGFYITRIGVRVMTAIGGIIVGLGYILSSLATDIGILIFTYGVIAGTGIGIAYGVPMVVVSRWFPDKKGLALGLTIVGFGLSPLITAPLANSLIDTYTVRPTLRILGIAFTAIILAIAFTLKLPPKGWHPQQNSVSSQSSVVSAYSGNLLKSRSFYGLWICYAIGTIVGLSAIGISSPVGQEIIKINPTVAASSVALFALFNGASRPLFGWLSDRFKPHYIAILSYVLILIGCLLMANAQTGQVATYLIAFCLFWFCLGGWLAMAPTITLCFFNPDQYAQNYGIVFTAYGVGALIGTLVTGRIRDLFGTYNYVFYFMAFLAIIGIAIAQVMLKRERN, encoded by the coding sequence ATGAATATAACCACGAATTATGAGCCAAAACTCAATATCTTGGGAATACCCGCAGATCGGGGCAGATGGCTTTTCATTCCTTTCGGGATGATTATCCTGCTGTGCTTGGGTAGTGTCTATTCCTGGAGTATTTTTAGAACCCCTTTAGAAAATGAGTTGGGAATTAGTGCAACTCAAAGCCTATTGCCCTTCACATTTGTTTTGGTTTCCTATGCCATATCGATGCCGATCGCGGGTTTTTATATTACTCGGATTGGGGTGCGTGTCATGACGGCGATCGGGGGGATTATTGTAGGCTTAGGCTATATTCTTTCCAGCTTGGCGACTGATATTGGAATACTTATCTTCACCTATGGGGTAATTGCTGGAACAGGGATTGGTATTGCCTATGGTGTCCCGATGGTTGTGGTCTCTCGCTGGTTTCCTGATAAAAAAGGGTTGGCTTTGGGGTTAACCATCGTCGGATTTGGACTTTCGCCCCTGATCACTGCTCCCTTAGCCAACTCCTTAATCGATACCTATACGGTTCGACCCACGTTACGCATTCTCGGTATCGCCTTTACAGCCATTATTCTCGCCATTGCCTTCACTTTGAAGTTACCTCCTAAGGGCTGGCATCCTCAGCAAAATAGCGTTTCGTCCCAATCAAGCGTTGTTTCAGCCTATTCTGGGAACTTGCTCAAGAGTCGATCGTTTTATGGACTGTGGATTTGTTACGCCATTGGAACCATCGTTGGTTTGAGTGCGATCGGCATTTCTAGCCCAGTTGGGCAGGAAATCATTAAGATTAATCCCACTGTCGCTGCAAGCAGTGTTGCCTTATTTGCGCTCTTCAATGGGGCAAGTCGTCCGTTGTTTGGTTGGTTGAGCGATCGCTTTAAGCCTCACTACATTGCCATTTTGTCCTATGTGCTGATCTTAATCGGTTGTCTGTTAATGGCGAATGCTCAAACGGGACAAGTGGCGACCTATCTGATTGCCTTCTGCCTGTTTTGGTTCTGTCTTGGGGGCTGGCTGGCCATGGCTCCAACGATTACATTGTGCTTTTTTAACCCCGATCAATATGCTCAAAACTACGGTATTGTGTTCACAGCCTATGGTGTTGGTGCTTTGATTGGAACCCTAGTGACCGGCCGCATTCGAGATCTATTTGGCACATATAATTATGTGTTTTACTTTATGGCGTTTTTAGCGATTATAGGGATCGCGATCGCCCAGGTAATGCTCAAGCGGGAAAGGAACTGA
- a CDS encoding chromophore lyase CpcT/CpeT has product MTHSTDIATFARWMAADFSNQEQAFENPPFFAHIRVCMRPLPFNLMGNISLYLEQAYHLDVTQPYRTRVLNFVLKDNQIEVENHKVLHEEEFYGASRHPERLQNLTADRIEKLPGCTFQVGWTGKSFKAKVEPGKGCVVVRNGKTTYLDSEFEVSPSGLISLDRGRDLETGERVWGSIAGPFEFVRWENFAHEVQSQ; this is encoded by the coding sequence ATGACTCATTCTACAGATATTGCCACCTTTGCCCGCTGGATGGCCGCAGACTTCAGTAATCAAGAGCAAGCCTTTGAAAATCCACCCTTTTTTGCTCATATTCGGGTTTGTATGCGTCCGCTTCCCTTCAATCTGATGGGCAATATTAGTTTATATCTAGAGCAAGCTTATCATCTAGATGTCACTCAACCCTATCGTACCCGCGTCCTCAACTTTGTTCTCAAGGATAATCAAATTGAGGTCGAAAATCATAAAGTTTTGCATGAAGAAGAATTCTACGGTGCATCTCGTCATCCCGAACGTCTCCAAAACCTGACCGCAGACCGAATCGAAAAATTGCCGGGATGCACCTTCCAAGTCGGATGGACAGGCAAGAGTTTCAAAGCAAAAGTAGAACCGGGAAAAGGTTGCGTAGTTGTTCGTAATGGCAAAACTACTTATCTCGATAGTGAATTTGAAGTTAGTCCTTCTGGACTGATTAGTTTAGATCGCGGACGCGACCTAGAAACAGGTGAAAGGGTGTGGGGTTCGATTGCTGGTCCCTTCGAGTTTGTGCGCTGGGAAAACTTTGCCCACGAAGTCCAAAGTCAGTAG
- a CDS encoding DEAD/DEAH box helicase family protein has product MTSNFDFLQTHYPQLHQSASQTEQLINSAPRASCFYARYTLEQAVIWLYQNDPYLQPPNSDNLGALIHEQTFKDNLTPGLFPKIRIILKIGNAAAHHTTPLTSKDARRLAEELYHFLYWLTRYYTPDGRNLPALNFNPDLIPEAATSDLTLEQVQQLESDLSQSQEMQRLAESRQQQTAAELEAAKAELARLKQENRKKSDRHDYNEADTRTYLIDVLLKEAGWPIHLSESTEYRVQGMPNESGQGRVDYVYWGDNGKPLAIVEAKRSRKSPQEGQHQAKLYADCLENEYNQRPIIFYSNGYEHWIWDDRTYPPRPIQGFLKKDELDRLIFRRTHSQPLDGLTPDSNIVNRCYQKEAIRRIGQRFDSRQRKALLVMATGTGKTRTAIALVDVLTRASWIKRVLFLADRTALLNQAQRAFKKHLPNPITANLIKNEDPETANLVLSTYPTISNRINQTEGEQRSFGPGYFDLVIVDEAHRSIYRKYRQIFTYFDSLLLGLTATPRDEVERDTYQVFDLEPGLPTFAYELANAIKDGHLVPPKGIDVPFKFMRSGIKYADLSPEEQKEYEEKFGDEDTGEIPDKVNATALNTWLFNQDTVDKTLKLLMEKGLKTEGGDRLGKTIIFARNHQHAEFIAARFNFNYPHYKGEFCQVIDSKNPYAQNLLDDFSEPDKQPTIAVSVDMLDTGVDVPEIVNLVFFKPVYSRIKFNQMIGRGTRLCPELFGPGLDKQEFLVFDLCGNFDYFSQDIAASNAKITESLSAHLFKKRLELSQSVTSALQDSLFNQLHQKVASMPKDNFLVRPHLEKVEEFSQRSRWNHLTEDDREAISQSLASLPDSLPAENHLTKRFDLLCVKLQLAILNQTRDFELLRDKVRDFGNNLEQKANIPMVAQKLELITEMQQEEWWRDATPESIESLHRDLRELLKFVDRSTQEIVYTDFTDELGELRDAEVPTATPAFSREQYRKKVETYIRNNENHVAVAKLKRNLPLTNEDLTELEKMLFSSDAIENRDKFEEVYGEKMSLKRLVRQIVGLDRKAAKEAFSKYLDTHDFSANQIRFIENIIDYLTQNGVMPPGLLYEVPFTNWHSQGLDGVFGDSDASSIIEILNELNTRAG; this is encoded by the coding sequence ATGACCTCAAACTTCGACTTTCTCCAAACCCACTACCCCCAACTGCACCAAAGCGCCAGCCAAACCGAGCAACTCATCAACAGCGCTCCTCGCGCCAGTTGCTTCTACGCCCGCTATACCCTAGAACAAGCGGTTATCTGGCTCTATCAAAACGACCCCTACCTCCAACCCCCCAACAGCGACAACCTGGGGGCATTAATCCACGAGCAAACCTTTAAAGACAACCTCACCCCCGGACTCTTTCCCAAAATCCGCATTATCCTCAAAATTGGCAACGCCGCCGCCCACCATACGACTCCTCTGACCTCCAAAGATGCCCGCCGCCTGGCCGAGGAACTCTATCACTTTCTCTACTGGCTGACTCGCTACTACACCCCCGACGGCAGAAACCTCCCCGCTCTCAACTTTAACCCAGACCTCATCCCCGAAGCTGCCACGAGCGACCTCACCCTAGAGCAAGTGCAACAACTCGAAAGCGATCTTTCCCAGAGCCAGGAAATGCAGCGCCTCGCCGAAAGCAGGCAACAACAAACCGCTGCCGAACTCGAAGCCGCCAAAGCCGAACTCGCCCGACTCAAACAAGAGAACCGAAAAAAGAGCGATCGCCACGACTACAACGAAGCGGATACCCGCACCTACCTGATCGATGTTTTGCTCAAGGAAGCCGGTTGGCCGATACATCTGTCGGAGTCAACGGAGTACCGAGTTCAAGGAATGCCAAACGAGAGCGGGCAGGGCAGAGTCGATTACGTCTATTGGGGAGACAACGGTAAACCCCTGGCCATCGTAGAAGCCAAACGCAGCCGCAAAAGCCCCCAGGAAGGGCAACATCAAGCTAAACTCTATGCCGACTGCCTCGAAAACGAATATAACCAGCGCCCCATCATCTTCTATAGCAACGGTTACGAGCATTGGATTTGGGACGATCGCACCTATCCCCCGCGCCCCATCCAGGGATTTCTCAAAAAAGACGAACTCGATCGCCTCATTTTCCGCCGCACCCACAGCCAACCCCTCGACGGCTTAACCCCCGACTCCAACATCGTTAACCGGTGCTACCAAAAAGAAGCCATCCGCCGCATCGGGCAAAGATTCGACAGCCGCCAGCGCAAAGCCCTGTTAGTGATGGCAACGGGAACCGGCAAAACCCGAACGGCGATCGCCCTTGTCGATGTTCTCACCCGTGCCAGTTGGATTAAACGAGTGCTATTTTTAGCAGACCGCACCGCTCTCCTCAACCAAGCCCAGAGAGCTTTTAAAAAACACTTGCCCAACCCCATTACTGCCAACCTCATCAAAAACGAAGACCCAGAAACCGCCAACCTCGTTTTGTCCACCTATCCCACCATCAGCAACCGTATCAACCAAACCGAAGGAGAGCAACGCAGTTTCGGCCCTGGATATTTCGACCTGGTAATCGTTGACGAAGCCCATCGCTCCATTTATCGTAAATATCGGCAAATCTTCACCTATTTCGACTCCCTGCTGCTCGGCTTAACCGCTACCCCCCGCGACGAAGTGGAACGAGACACCTATCAAGTTTTCGACCTAGAGCCAGGACTGCCAACCTTTGCCTACGAACTCGCCAATGCCATCAAAGACGGCCATCTGGTTCCCCCCAAAGGCATCGACGTACCGTTTAAATTTATGCGATCGGGTATCAAGTACGCAGACCTCTCCCCAGAGGAACAGAAGGAATATGAAGAAAAATTCGGCGACGAAGACACTGGAGAAATACCCGATAAAGTCAACGCTACCGCCCTCAACACATGGCTGTTCAATCAAGACACGGTTGACAAAACCTTAAAACTGTTGATGGAGAAAGGATTAAAAACAGAAGGGGGCGATCGCCTCGGCAAAACCATCATCTTCGCCCGCAACCACCAACACGCCGAATTTATCGCCGCACGTTTCAACTTCAACTATCCCCACTACAAAGGGGAATTTTGCCAAGTCATCGACAGTAAAAACCCCTACGCTCAAAACCTCCTGGACGACTTTAGCGAACCCGATAAACAGCCAACCATCGCCGTATCTGTTGATATGCTAGACACCGGGGTAGATGTGCCCGAAATTGTCAACCTCGTTTTTTTCAAACCTGTCTATTCCCGCATCAAGTTCAACCAGATGATCGGGCGTGGCACTCGCTTGTGCCCGGAATTATTCGGCCCTGGTCTTGACAAACAAGAGTTTTTAGTGTTCGATTTGTGCGGTAACTTCGACTATTTTAGCCAAGACATTGCCGCAAGTAATGCCAAAATAACCGAAAGTCTCAGCGCCCACCTGTTCAAAAAGCGGTTAGAACTGAGTCAGTCCGTTACCAGCGCCCTCCAAGACAGTTTATTCAACCAACTCCACCAAAAAGTTGCCTCAATGCCCAAGGATAACTTTTTAGTGCGCCCCCACTTGGAAAAAGTAGAAGAATTTAGCCAGCGATCGCGGTGGAACCACTTAACAGAAGATGACCGAGAGGCGATCTCCCAATCTTTAGCCAGTTTGCCCGACAGTCTGCCCGCAGAGAACCACTTAACCAAAAGGTTTGACCTCCTTTGTGTCAAGTTGCAGTTAGCGATTTTGAACCAAACCCGCGACTTTGAACTGTTGAGGGATAAGGTGAGAGATTTCGGCAACAACTTAGAGCAAAAAGCCAACATCCCCATGGTGGCGCAAAAACTCGAATTAATTACCGAGATGCAGCAAGAGGAATGGTGGCGTGACGCGACTCCCGAGAGTATCGAAAGTCTCCACCGCGACCTCCGAGAGCTACTCAAATTCGTTGACCGCTCCACCCAAGAAATCGTTTATACAGACTTCACTGACGAACTGGGAGAATTACGCGACGCGGAGGTTCCCACTGCCACCCCAGCCTTCAGTCGCGAACAGTATCGCAAAAAAGTAGAAACCTACATCCGCAACAACGAAAATCATGTAGCCGTTGCCAAATTAAAGCGCAATTTACCCTTAACCAATGAAGATTTAACGGAACTCGAAAAGATGTTATTCTCAAGCGATGCTATCGAAAACCGCGATAAGTTTGAGGAAGTTTATGGAGAAAAGATGAGTTTAAAGCGATTGGTCAGGCAAATCGTCGGCTTAGATAGAAAGGCAGCAAAAGAAGCATTCAGCAAGTATTTAGACACCCATGATTTTAGTGCGAACCAGATTCGATTTATTGAGAATATTATCGATTATTTAACCCAAAATGGCGTAATGCCACCAGGGTTATTATATGAGGTCCCCTTTACCAACTGGCACAGTCAGGGGCTAGATGGCGTTTTTGGAGACAGCGATGCAAGTAGCATTATTGAAATCCTAAACGAGTTGAATACTAGGGCCGGATAA
- a CDS encoding type I restriction-modification system subunit M produces MITGELKSKVDKLWDTFWSNGISNPLSVIEQISYLLFIKQLDEKELANEKRALRLKEEVKLIIFGENQENCRWSHFKELPPEEMLKAVRDGAFPFIKELGGSDGSRAYAKHMKDAVFLISSAAFLANVVAQIDKLPTSSADTKGDLYEYMLSKLTTAGQNGQFRTPRHIIKMMVELMEPGPRDIICDPACGTAGFLVAVAEYLEKLEDSNGFVLNAPGNREHFNRQMFHGFDFDGTMLRIGSMNLMQHGLEDPKIEARDALSEDHAGVEDRFTLVLANPPFKGSVEKSSIAKDLTKVVSTTKTELLFLALFLRLLKKGGRAAVIVPDGVLFGASRAHKGIRKKLVEEHKLDGVISMPSGVFKPYAGVSTAILIFTKTGAGGTDFVWFYDMQADGFSLDDKRQDIEENDIPDVLQRWKKRNYQQDEDRGGKAFFVPKQEIEENGYDLSINRYKEVEYEEVEYEHPKVILGKLRQLEDEINADLDELEELLGKG; encoded by the coding sequence ATGATAACAGGGGAACTCAAGTCAAAGGTCGATAAGCTATGGGATACGTTCTGGAGTAACGGCATCAGTAACCCCCTGTCGGTCATCGAACAAATATCCTACTTGCTGTTTATCAAACAGTTGGACGAGAAGGAACTGGCTAACGAGAAGAGAGCGCTGCGACTGAAAGAAGAGGTTAAACTGATCATCTTTGGGGAAAACCAAGAGAATTGTCGCTGGTCGCATTTCAAGGAACTCCCACCGGAGGAAATGTTAAAAGCCGTCAGAGATGGGGCTTTTCCTTTTATTAAGGAGTTGGGTGGGAGTGATGGCAGTCGTGCCTACGCCAAACATATGAAGGATGCCGTCTTTTTAATTTCCAGTGCGGCGTTTTTGGCGAATGTGGTGGCACAGATAGACAAGTTACCGACGAGCAGCGCCGACACAAAAGGGGACTTGTACGAGTATATGCTCTCGAAGTTGACTACGGCGGGGCAAAATGGCCAGTTTAGAACGCCGCGCCACATCATCAAGATGATGGTGGAGTTGATGGAACCGGGGCCCCGCGATATCATTTGTGACCCGGCTTGTGGGACGGCGGGGTTTTTGGTAGCGGTGGCCGAATATCTGGAGAAACTGGAGGACAGCAATGGGTTCGTGTTGAACGCTCCAGGGAACCGGGAGCATTTTAATCGGCAGATGTTCCACGGGTTCGATTTTGATGGCACGATGTTACGCATTGGCAGCATGAACTTGATGCAGCATGGTCTGGAAGACCCGAAGATTGAGGCGAGGGATGCTTTATCGGAAGACCACGCGGGGGTTGAGGATAGGTTTACTTTGGTATTAGCCAATCCGCCGTTTAAGGGTTCGGTGGAAAAGTCGAGTATTGCTAAGGATTTAACTAAGGTTGTTAGTACGACTAAGACCGAATTGTTGTTTTTAGCGCTATTTTTGCGGTTGTTAAAAAAAGGCGGTAGGGCGGCGGTTATCGTTCCTGATGGGGTTTTGTTTGGTGCGTCGCGGGCGCACAAAGGGATTAGAAAAAAGTTGGTGGAAGAGCATAAGTTAGATGGGGTGATTTCTATGCCTTCGGGGGTTTTTAAGCCTTATGCGGGGGTTTCGACTGCTATTTTAATTTTTACAAAAACTGGGGCAGGAGGTACGGATTTTGTTTGGTTTTACGATATGCAGGCGGATGGGTTTTCGTTGGATGATAAGCGGCAGGACATAGAAGAGAACGATATCCCGGATGTTTTGCAACGGTGGAAAAAGCGAAATTATCAGCAGGATGAAGACCGAGGGGGTAAGGCGTTTTTTGTGCCTAAACAGGAGATTGAGGAGAATGGTTATGATTTGTCGATTAATCGGTATAAGGAGGTGGAATATGAGGAAGTGGAATACGAACATCCAAAGGTTATTTTAGGGAAGTTGCGCCAGTTGGAAGATGAGATTAATGCAGATTTGGATGAATTAGAAGAGTTGTTAGGTAAAGGCTAA
- a CDS encoding restriction endonuclease subunit S, with the protein MSSRWKTRKLGEIVKIDRSSVQASKIKSGTKYVGLEHITGEGQFVKVRRVQTGDLASSKFAFSDSHLLYGKLRPYLKKIACPNFSGICSTDILPILPTSVIDKKFLYYFLRQPQYIQLATVKATGVNLPRVSPQTLTEFLISFPPIEEQRRIAAILDKADEIRRKRQEAIALTDELLRSTFLEMFGNPVTNPMGWEIINLKKVIRDRPSNGIFKKNQEYGGKVPVIWVKELFSGYTIDCNSSRTLNPTDEEVRKFGLKKGDILFCRSSLKLEGVGYNNVFDKEDYSALFECHIIRISPDPSKINSIFLNYFLRLPASRKRLISMANTVTMSTISQDVVMRISVLLPPKRLQDEFESILRRVTSTQENLLVYSNQSNNLFNSLLQKAFKGEL; encoded by the coding sequence ATGAGTAGTAGATGGAAAACGAGAAAGTTAGGGGAAATAGTGAAAATAGATCGCTCGTCAGTCCAAGCAAGCAAAATTAAATCTGGAACCAAATATGTTGGACTAGAGCATATTACAGGAGAAGGTCAATTTGTTAAAGTTAGAAGAGTGCAAACTGGCGATCTTGCTAGTAGTAAGTTTGCTTTTTCTGACAGTCATTTGCTGTACGGAAAACTGCGCCCGTACCTAAAAAAGATTGCTTGTCCTAACTTTTCTGGTATTTGTAGCACTGACATATTACCAATTTTACCTACTTCTGTTATTGACAAAAAGTTTTTATACTATTTTTTGAGGCAGCCCCAGTACATACAACTAGCAACTGTTAAAGCAACTGGTGTCAATTTGCCTCGTGTTAGTCCTCAAACACTAACCGAGTTTTTGATTTCTTTTCCACCAATAGAGGAACAGCGCCGAATAGCTGCAATACTTGACAAAGCGGACGAGATAAGACGGAAGAGACAAGAGGCGATCGCTCTTACCGATGAGTTATTGCGTTCTACTTTCCTGGAGATGTTCGGCAACCCGGTGACTAATCCGATGGGGTGGGAGATTATTAATCTCAAAAAAGTTATTAGAGACAGGCCTAGTAACGGAATTTTCAAGAAAAATCAGGAGTATGGTGGAAAAGTGCCTGTGATTTGGGTAAAAGAGCTGTTTAGCGGTTATACAATAGACTGCAACAGTAGCAGAACTCTTAATCCTACTGATGAAGAAGTAAGAAAATTTGGGCTAAAAAAAGGAGACATTTTGTTTTGCCGCTCATCTCTAAAGCTTGAGGGTGTTGGTTATAATAACGTTTTTGACAAAGAAGACTACTCAGCGTTGTTTGAGTGTCACATTATTAGAATAAGCCCTGATCCGTCAAAAATTAACAGCATATTTTTAAACTACTTTCTTAGGCTGCCAGCTTCTCGCAAGCGACTTATAAGTATGGCCAACACGGTCACAATGTCAACCATTAGCCAAGATGTGGTTATGCGTATCTCCGTTCTACTGCCACCCAAACGACTTCAAGACGAGTTTGAAAGTATTCTTAGGCGCGTCACTAGTACTCAGGAAAACTTACTTGTTTACTCTAACCAATCTAACAACCTCTTTAACTCCCTCCTCCAAAAAGCCTTCAAAGGCGAACTCTAA
- a CDS encoding nucleoside recognition domain-containing protein has protein sequence MSQADQPSGKPSAINIVFVGFIAVAILFAGYTGKMEEVTNASFDSAKTAVNLAIDLIGVMALWLGLVRVLEAGGLMYTLANLLKPLMVKLFPDVPPTHPAMGAMILNISANMLGLGNAATPFGIKAMVELNKLNPLKGTATNAMCLFLAINTSSVVLFPLGVIGVRVAANSTNPAAIFLPTLLATLCSTVVGISVASWLGRRDSSFQEVESITEPSPEELEIESSDNRVEEVEEADYSHLLYPTGRASQMIAWLFILGFSGTLIYGVIRSDTLGDFFNQDFISHWLMPILILLIITYGVGRGVKVYEAVTEGAKQGFDIAIRIIPFLVAILVAIGMFRASGAMEAVSNLLGPLTNLIGMPAEVLPMALLRPLSGGGAFGIMSEIIERSPDSYSAFVASTMMGSTDTTFYVLAVYFGAVGITRIRHALAAGLLADATGILSACIFSSLFWMG, from the coding sequence ATGTCTCAAGCAGATCAACCGTCAGGAAAACCCAGTGCCATAAATATTGTTTTTGTCGGCTTCATTGCTGTCGCCATTCTCTTTGCTGGTTATACAGGCAAAATGGAAGAGGTGACGAATGCCAGTTTCGACTCCGCCAAAACCGCAGTCAATCTAGCCATTGATTTAATTGGTGTGATGGCACTTTGGCTCGGTTTAGTACGGGTACTCGAAGCAGGGGGACTGATGTACACTCTGGCGAATCTCCTGAAGCCCTTGATGGTTAAGCTGTTTCCGGATGTACCCCCCACCCATCCAGCCATGGGGGCAATGATCCTCAATATTTCTGCTAATATGCTCGGATTGGGAAATGCAGCAACTCCCTTTGGCATCAAGGCAATGGTTGAACTCAATAAGCTTAATCCCCTCAAAGGGACTGCCACGAACGCCATGTGCTTGTTTCTGGCAATTAATACCTCTAGCGTTGTGTTGTTTCCCTTGGGAGTCATTGGAGTCAGAGTAGCCGCCAATAGTACTAATCCGGCAGCGATTTTCCTGCCTACGTTATTAGCCACCCTTTGTTCTACGGTTGTCGGGATTTCGGTTGCGTCTTGGTTGGGTAGAAGAGATTCTAGCTTCCAGGAGGTTGAGTCTATCACAGAGCCGTCCCCAGAGGAATTAGAGATAGAAAGCAGCGATAATCGAGTGGAAGAAGTTGAAGAAGCAGATTATTCTCACCTGCTCTATCCCACAGGTAGAGCGTCTCAAATGATTGCTTGGTTATTTATCCTTGGGTTTAGTGGGACACTGATCTATGGGGTGATTCGCAGCGACACCCTAGGGGATTTCTTTAACCAAGATTTCATTTCTCATTGGCTAATGCCGATTTTGATCCTCCTCATTATTACTTACGGAGTCGGGCGAGGGGTAAAAGTTTATGAAGCCGTCACGGAAGGAGCCAAACAGGGTTTTGATATTGCCATTCGGATTATTCCCTTTTTAGTTGCTATTCTGGTTGCTATTGGGATGTTTCGCGCTTCTGGTGCGATGGAAGCCGTCTCTAATTTACTCGGTCCCTTGACTAATTTAATCGGAATGCCTGCGGAAGTCTTACCGATGGCACTGCTGCGTCCCCTTTCTGGTGGTGGTGCTTTTGGTATCATGAGCGAGATAATTGAGCGATCGCCGGATTCCTATAGTGCCTTTGTTGCTTCTACCATGATGGGGAGTACGGACACAACGTTTTATGTTCTCGCCGTATATTTTGGGGCAGTTGGTATTACGCGCATTCGCCACGCTCTAGCCGCCGGGCTTCTTGCCGATGCTACGGGAATTCTATCGGCTTGTATCTTTTCGAGTTTATTTTGGATGGGGTAA